The DNA segment AAAAGGGGGGAGGTGGGAAAGCGACGTATTAAATGGTGCCCGGTGTGTTCGACAAGCTTGGCTGTCGCTCCGTGCTTACTCTGGCCGTTCGTTGATGCAGCCGAGCTTCACGAGCAGCCGGTACAGTCGGCCGTTCTCCATCTCTTTCGCCAGTTCATCCTCCTGTATATCACATTGGGCTTGGAGTGCGTCGAGCTGCACGTAGAATCGGGCACCGATCATGGGCATGATCTCCGTCACCGAGCGGCGGGTATTCGTGTTCAGCAGACATCTAGTGGGACGGATTGGATCGGAAATGCGTTAAGGCGAACACAATCGAGAGGATTGGCCAACTTACATTAGAATATTTCTAAGATCAGAAGAGTAGTGACGGGAGACGAGCTCGACGCTGCTTTGAATTTGATCCCGCTGGACCGACTGTAAGGAACGGCAAGCTAACGCCAGTATTAGCTTTCCCAGTGCCAATAGATCCTcctgaaaacaaaaacaaagggaagttagtaaattgtttaaataaggAAGCAAACCGCCATACCTGCTGGTGATGATCTAACACCGTGAGCGGGTTTGGTTGGTTCGGGTCGAACGAGAAGATGTCCGATATGCCCACACAGCTGTACCGTATCCGTTTGCCGGTCACAATGATTTTCGTCGGATCTAACGTACTGTGTTTAGCACGAATtgggaatggaaaaaaatagtACATTGTACAATCGCGCACGAAAATCTCACCCCGCAGACACGCCACTTACCGGCACGCTAGCCCGGCCTGGTGTATCGCACGCAGACCCGCACTCAGCTGTATGATAATTGACCATATTTCATTCTCTGGCAGGAGTGACGTGGCGGCTGTACGATGTAGAGAACTTTTGTGGCTacgaaaagggaaacaaaaatggaTATTTTGACCTGTTTGCACTCTGCGAAACGCGTATCAACATCACCGCTGAACCATACCTGAAGGGACGAGCTTCGCCGGCGAACGGGTCGGTGTAGCCGTTCGTTTCCGGAACGGATGTGAAGTACTTGGAGAGCAGCGTCTGTGACCCGGGATGATAGTCGTACACCATTACTAAAGCTAAAGAATGGAGAAGGGAAAggtgcgataaaaaaaaataaattacacaaTCGATTCCACACACGAAACACGTTGAGTGTCCCCAACCACAACACTCACAATTATCACCGAAAGTTTTCGTGGTAAAgacttcccgcagctgcacaatgtttgtgtgctgcagcTTCTTCCACTTATCCACCACCTGCACACATTTGGTGGACTGTAGACGGAAACCTGacgagcaaacgaaaaaaaaacggcagtCAAAGGGGTTAAATCGTTCAGCTTGGAAGGGAAGCGCGAGCAACCGCACAAACTAACCATGAAGACGCCGCAGGCAGTACTTGACGCCGGTAACGGCATGCGTTGCCCGGTACGTGGACGACGGTGCCAGCTTTGTGTGCAGCTGTACCGACTCGAGCAAACACAGCGAGTGATAGTTTTCCACTTCCAGAGGTATATCTGCAAAACGAGTCCAACGCGATTAGTAGTGCACACTTGCGCGAGTACGATGTGGCCAACTTCGTACCTTGACCGTCGCTCTCGATACTGTTGATGAGTTCGTTTCGCGCTAAAATGTCGTTCCGCAGCTCGTCCTGCATGAAGAATGCGGCCGACACTTGTGCCTTCGATTGCATGTTGATCACGTGCGATGCAGGTCCCGGGTAAACATGTCCTGCGGCAAGAAAGGAGAGAAGAGGAGAGTGGGTACAAATTAGAGCTAATCGGTTTTGCTAATAAGTTCTCCTTGTCTTACCTGGATGGGTGTAACTTATATTAATTTGTGAGCTTGCTATGTGGACAAAGGAGTTATCAGTCGTGTTAACTGTACTGCTCGACGACAGCTGATGGTTGGCTGCCGTTGGATAGAAGTACGTAGTGCCACCAACATTTTCCTGCGGCGCGCCAGATGACGAGTGTTTAGGAAGAGAATTACAAGAAGCGTTAGCGCGGTTTGTTATTGATTGGACGACATGTGGCACGGACAAGAGTAGTgggtgtatgcgtgtgtttgtgtttggttgtgGACAGGTTTATGCTGCAATTTTAGACCTATACAACAAAGGTGCAAAACCTTCCTTTCGTGGTGCGAGTTAATTAAAATGACCCTTTTTAGCATTTTCGACGTAATGTACCTACAGTGGCTTATCAAATTGATGATACTAGAATATTGTCGCAGTGtatattttaaatacattGGCTAAAGTTAGATTTAAGTTTTGGTTTCCacctttttttccattttgagCATCAAAAGCACCCTGATATGAAGACCAACAATTTAATGTAAACTTAACATGTTGTGGCCGAACGTACCACCTTCAAGGACATAATTTAGTTATCATGTGCAATAAGGGTGCCTTCTCGCTctacacaaaaataaaaaaaaaaacttgttttggCCGATAAgctaatacagggtttcccacgatttattggttggttctcatcaatttttggtgggttcccatatttttttggtgcgttcccacgattttttggtcgtttcccagaattttttggtccaattgtattgatatccaatcggaaaataccaataaattatgggaacgaaccaaaaatctatgggatacgaccaaaaaatcgtgggaacacaccaaaaaatcatgggaactgaccaataaatcgtgggaaaccctgtaagataAGCCTTGTACCAATAAGAATCGAAgagtattaattaaaatttcctATAGTGTAACACTCTAGCCTCATTTCAATCTACGAACAGCGGACAAACGCTGGAATGGAATAAGTCTCATCAAATCCTATCTTATTCCTgcattttcaacatttcattCTTCAATATTTTAAGCCCGGATTACAAGTTTCAGTGAAATTGAACGTGCCTTTTTGGGATTTTCTGCTATATTTCATGAAATATTAGTCACAAtattgcttatcgtacaccaaaagaaaataaattcaatttcccaACTATTTACATCTAATTCCCCAAAtataaaaactgtaaaacgtattgaaataataaatcacATATGAGCATTTCCTTGAGATTCCCCGGTTTGTTCGCGGTGAAAATGAATTTGAGGGGAATTACATGGAAATTCGTTGTATTAATTATTTCCAATATCTTTTACAGTCTTAATATTTGGGGTATtgaatatcctttcttttggtgtacgataaTATTTTGATCAATATTCCATGAATTGTAGCAAAAAACGAAATTTCACGGTCTATTCTAGAGGTACATGTTAAACCAAGTAATTTTGATCCGAGTGGATCTGTAAAACAATTTACAGTTTACAATTTACAAACATAAGCAAACTGTTCAAATAAGACTCAAACATTTGTACGCACAGTACAGGTTATCATATGGAAGcatcaatttttaaaattcactGTACATTTtaaccaaaacaaaattcaaattttataaTCATAACACGAACGACCTTAGATAATAAGCCACGAAACATCAAATCAAGCTCCAGATTAATAAAATCCTTAACAAACGGGTTTAAAAAGAATGATGgccacattaaaaaaaacaacaacagcacagcaaaagcaaaagtagAGTAGTGGTAGTTTACTTGATGAATGTTGGTGGTAATTGGCGGTGGTGAAGGTTGGGGCGTAATACGGGGAGATGTATTAGTACTTTGCGGTGATTCGTTTCGCAGCATGTTTCGTCCTGTTTGGGgggaagaaaaagcaaaacaaaagagagaagGTTTAGCAAAACAGGGTTCTCAACCTTCAACCTGTCCCGTTTACCCACTCGTACTTACCCTTGATCGGTGTGACCGCAAAGGCGGATGTGCTGCTCAGTGCACCGGCCAGTATGTTGCCCGGTACGGGTCCGCCGCCACCCGGCCCAACGTAGCCACCGTTGGTGACGACCCCGCCGCTCTTCACTACCGAGGACAGCACCGCCGCCGGTACGACGGTGGCCTGCTGGGACGGCGGTTGGGCGGCGACAGCGGCCGTACTGCCGTTGCTGCCGGCGCTaccattgctgctgctaagTATCGAGTAGGACGAGTAAAAGTTCGGCGACGAGGACGTGCTCAGTCGATTGTTTGGAATGAATTCGGGCGACTGTGGTGTCACCTGAGAACAGAAGCGAAGCGAAGCAGCAAGTTAGAGGAAAATATTTAGCAAACAAACCGGTCCGCGAGGCTACTACGATCTATACTTGCCTGTGTTTTTTTGAGCGATATGGGAGAATCGAGCGTTATCTTGGAGAGACCCATCGGCAGTCCGTACGCGGCAGTCGTTCCGTTTTGACGACTCTGGAGAAAAGATACGATCGATGGAATAGGAATTTAGTTAacttcctgtgtgtgtgtgtgtgtggtgtgtttgatGTCCAGTCTTACTTACCATGTACGTTGCCAGCTTGCTCTCTGAAGGAACTCCATTGGAGGGAGAAAAGAATATTGGATCCATAGTCCACGGCGAGAACCTACGGTGAGGGGCGAGAGCGAATGGGAGGAAAATAGAGAAACATTAAATATGGTACGGAAGTGAAACAGATGTCAAGATAGCTTAATATCGTTTACAGATGTGGAATAACCTAACTTCCCCTCAGATGCGGTCATATCATTACTAGCTCACACATCTGGTGTCTGATTCTCTGGACAAGAGCAGCCTCACCAACGCCGACATGCTTGGAAGATCTGATGAAAAACTGTGTTTGGTAAAGCCATTAATTGCATCAGATCTTTAGCCCTCTTTAAGTTCGTCAGCAGAAGATATCCATATTCGTGTTCATGAAAGCCAAGATGACAATGATTTTCCTAAATCCTCTAAAGCGGAGAGCATAGAGGCTTTACCCCTCTCGTGGTGTGAGCTGAATGTGAGGCACAAATCGCTACCCCGAAAGACACAACCGgcaggtgcagcagcagctgctgacAAAACCATGCCCATCGCCAAAAGCGGTGCGAAAAAAggtaaaccaaaaaaagagaatGTCGGTCACCGCCGCAGCTGCTGGTGGTAGTGACGGCGGATGCTTCAACGGTTACTATGATGTTGTCGCTCTACATTTTGCCATTCTGGGTTTGGAAGGGAGGGTGACGGTGTAACCGGGAGCTTCAAAGCTCTCTGCCACCGAAACCAAAGCCTCATCCCGTGTGCTGTGGAACAAGCCTACGCATACAAGCTCCATTTTGCCCTCCAATAATAGACACGAAATGAACACACATTGTTGTGACTTTGTGAGGTAGACGCGTAGGTGGCGTGCCTCGCTCAAAGGACGCCCAGATTTATGCATCCCACGCGTTTGGTTATGTTGCAGCAAATGGACGGAGCGAACTGGGAGCAGAGCAAAAACAGGATCAATATGTGGGTAGATAGTCGCGAAGACTCCCTAACAGCATATAAACACTGCTGTTGCACCACCATTCCCAACATCTGGGGGTTCTCGTTGGAGCGTTTAACCCTCCTGGCCGGCGTCAGCAAACAATGGGCCGAAACAACGCATTCAATCGCTttgtgtctctctctttctcgctctcggCACGTTGGCTTAAATCCATTAATTAgccaagaaaaaaagggggcgATATCATTAGACGGAAGGAACACACGGACTACCACGGCCACACTGCAAAAACAGCGCCGGTTGATTGTGTTTTCGCCTGGGAAACAGGTCCGGCAAAAAGGTGTGTGCTCAATCAGAATCTGGTTCAATATACGGTCGCAAAGTGGAACAATTTCGCACTAATGAAATGATTCTTTTTGCTTGTTTACTTGTTCCTGCGAATGAAACTATTATTAAAAGTGCACTGTCAACACGTTGTCCTCTTTTCCCCAGCTCCCTTCTAATTGAACACCTTTTTGgcttatttatgttttccagCAAACGGGCATCTCGAACGGACGACGGAATGACGAATTCGGGGTTTCGtgtgtcccccccccccaaccggTGGCTGGCACACACGCGCCGACGGCAgccatttttgtttgcgttctCTTTCcgtgaaataaaatcaacccTTCGCGCTCCACGCTACAATCTCacggacacgcacacacacacaatcacagcACTGTATACAAAGAGGTGTTTTTGATCGTTCTAGCAGCCCTTCGCTTCTGTcgtaaaatgtaaacaacaaacaaacgcgaCCAAGGAAGCGGAGCGTACGTGACGCATGAGCAGCTGACAGTGCACTATGGGTCAGTCGGTGGTCATTTGGAACGGGTAGtaaacttttcctttttgaaGTACAACGAGGGTAAATCGTGTTcaagtttagttttgtttcgaTAAAATTGTCATTTAAATATGCTCTAATAATACCAAAAAATGTCAATATTTCAACCCACTTTGCGACACCATTTTCGACTGCCAAAATGTCTTCCAGTGTCGAAAAATTAATTCGAAAAGTTAGTTGAGTGTTTAAACTTTcataaataaaccaaaaatgcatgaaaaaaggAGGAAACGTTTTGTATGCTAAGTAAACAGACTCTACTAGCAGGCCTTTGGAACTTATTGAACTTCGGAGAGTACATTTGATCCCATGGATTGTTGAACGGAAATTAAGTGATTTGATAATGGTGCGCTTTTGTGAAGAAATGTGCAATGGATAAAAATAGTATGATGGAAAGACTGATTGAAGTTTGGCAACCATATTTGCTGAGAATAATGTTCAAAGTAagataaaaatcaaacatttcctCACGTGCCACTGATTATATGACGAGAGAAACCCCAGATATTGTTACTATTTAAATTACAATGATCTTTTATAGCGCAAAAATGCAGAAAATCCGTTTTTTGGCATATAACGATCTTCGCGATCATACCTGCCAATGCAGACTTTCGTGATAAGACGTTTTCTAGTTGGCATGCTCTTTAATTGAACGCTCGATTGTTTGCTAaaacagttcaattaaaaacatgGCACTTGGAATGAAAACAGTATGGAAAAACATTGCACAAAAAAGGTTCTTCTAATGGCTTAAAATCCTACATGGACATGCTCTGGCCTATGTCCAGCCTTTCGAGACTTTTTCAGAGCATCACGTAGCAAGgactacggggggacggtccatatgaggcttgaaaccatgacgggcattttACTATAAAGTCGTACAATTagatgactgtaccacgggagcGCTCTCATGCACAAAAGCACAAATTCTGTTGCTGTTTGGCAGGTAATAGAAGTTCAGCTAGTGAGTTCAGACTGTCAAGTATAAAGATAAGTTGCAGTCTTTTGCTACACATGAGGAGGATCTGGATGGGAATCGATTCTGTCCGGCTTTTCAGGGGCATAGAATAGGCTATCCGGACCGCGTACTAgtgaaatgattgaaattgtaTCAGTTTTCAAATAAGCCATAGGTCAACATTAACCCAAACCTACGGAGGAACTGGATTGTGCTTAAAAAGTAGAACacttacaggggttttcaggggttctcatagttgtgggatacttccttgactctttcttattgcAAGTGAACTTCCCATGATGGAAATTacactctatggcaccctatTTGGAGgatccttggaaattcctgttggatttgtccaacaagagcGCTATAGCgaccaattcccattacattttagttcatttcacggaaaaaagagtcaataaagtgttcaACAGCTATGGGAACTCCTAGCTACAACACCAGTAAACTTTAAACCTGTCAATGAATTCACTGCAGTTCTCTTCTTGTGCAGTTCACTAAtggtttttgaaaataattccgTCCAACGTACGAAGAAGGCAAAATTGACCCTCACTTTTCAACGCCTctcaaaacacatcaaaatgcAGCCTCTTCGAAGTGCGAGAATAAACCCCCGCTTAATGTCCCTCTTGGTGCTATTTCCGAGCGCATGGTGCAGTCAGTGGCAAGGTTCAACTGCGAGCATGGCTGTGGGGCCGTGTGTGTCGTTGTGCATACCACACACAACAAGAAACGTACCACACCACGACGGCGGCCCCACACAACACGAGAAACGATTTCTATgcatcagtgtgtgtgtgtgtgtaaatgtttGTGCGTCCAAGTGACGGCGTATGAAACAAGGTCAATGTACAAAACCATACCTGAGTGTGTTTCGTTATAGTTCACTTCTTGGCCACTGCTTCTTCGCTGACTCGCGCCGCGCTTGCAGAGGGAAGGGTGGCGCGACGATCGCCGCCCGTGCAAGATCGGCCACGGGGCACACGGGTTGGGCGGTGTGTAGGTGGGGAGGGGTGTAGCGGGGAGTGTAGAttttgctcgctcgctcgcggcCTGCTGTCCCCGCTTGTTCCAGTTCGTCTGGTTTCGTCGGTACCACCTCTGTGCCCGGGAAGGGACGGAGAGCGTGGGACAGGGGGCGGTCGCGATTTTGAGGGTGGTGAGTGGCAGCAGGTCGTACACACGGTGCGGTGGGGCGCTGTTAGTAGCGGTTTTGCCCTCCacgtttcacacacacacacgccgccGTGCGACAGGCGTGTGCCGCGGGCTGGTTTCCCCCTCACACCTCTTGCTTTGCCTTCCCTTTTGGCAACAGTACACCTAATTCGCTGttgcggtggcggtggcggcggcgatgCTTTCTCTCACGTTGCTCTCACTTCACTTCTGGCTCGTTTCGGTCTCCTCCTCATCGACcgacaaacaacacacacacaccgtgtgGCGCCCCCGTGGAGGTGGAGATGGCGATGATGGAGGGGGTGAAGAAAggttgctcttcttcttctttttcttttgctattGCCAaaactttctttctctcactcacGCTCGAAACATAtgcactcacaaacacatagagagagagagacacacacacaaacatacacctTTCGTCGTCGTTTATAAGTTTCGTGGCGCTAAACCGCTGCTTGATCGTGCTTCACTGCtttcacaacacaaaacacagcgGCGGTGGAAACATGGAAAAAAGGTGAACAAAAAggatgaataataataaaaataataaagcacGGTAGAAAATTTCACATTAGCACATCAACGTGGGAGAAAGTTCCAAACAAAGGGAGGAAGCGAGTAGAACAACAATTTAGGTGCAAAAtatcacacaacacacgcacattaACGCACAACTCAGCTGACAATAATGTAGCACactgtaatttttttttctaaaccaccaaatcaaaaacaataaagaaaCTGAAAAACAACGGTACTTTTAAGCAATCCTTCTTGACGCGATCAGTTCCCCGGGTGGAAAGAAGGATGTGATGAGAGCATTTTCTTTCGCCACTTTCATCCATCTTTCGGGCACacggacacgcacacacacacacacacacacacacaaaaccaaaagTAACCCCCTTCACCCCACAAACAGTTgctctctttcacacacacgcacacgcacacactatcGTTCGCCAATATTTCCTCCGTCAGCACCTTCTCCAACCCaacacaaccaacaacaaaaccacggTACAGCACAATATTGTGATGATGCTTTTCAATCATCAACCAAACGGCAGTAGGCGAGATGTGTGAGAGAAAGCGAGTACGAGAGAATGGGACAGAGAAAAAGCGAAAGAGatagggagggagagagaaagagagagggcaTCCGCGTTCACTGCACTTTTTTCATCCCCTATTGCAGAGTATTGCACCGAGCGAAAGAGTAATGGGTTCGTTCTGAAATTAATTAATGCCGACTTCACTCCATTTTGACCATCGAAACCATCATTGCCCAATCTCGTGTGGGTGGAAATTtgtccattatttttttcttaggTTTTTTCAAACCAACCCCCCTCGCCAACAGGTGGtaacacacacaagcagcacagcagcagcagcaatcaagggggggggggggcaataAAGAGAGCATTTTAATCGCTTGCGGAGAGGGTTGCTGGAGGTGGCGGACGAGGAGTAAGAGGAGGAGAAAGGGGAAAAAtggggggtgtgtgtgcggggggtgtatgtgtgttgtaaACAACCCCGTCCGGCTCTCCTTGCCTCGCGCGATAAGAAATCACGCCAACAGACTAAATGcaagagcaaaaagaagaaaacattcatCCCTTCGCTGCTCCGCCTTTACACCCTCCTTTCCAGCACTAGGCGGCAGGGTCATTTCTTGGTCCAATCCCACCACCCAAAAGGTATGGGGCCAAAATTTTGAAACGCagtattttgttgctttgcgaCCTCTTCTACATCTTTCACGCGCAAATCAATTCGCCTGcctgcggtgtgtgtgtgtgcgtgtgtgtgttggtttgttcCATGGTAAAGGAAAAATGCAACAATCACAACCTGACGCTGCTGTCCCTTTCCCGGCCCGTTGTTACCGTGTTCGTTGAGGGAGGGGGTATAGAACTTTCCCAACATCCCCTCGTTTCTACCGATTtggaaaatacacacacacacacacaccaattgGAGCGCACACCtccaacccacacacacacacacacgctaagcgcacgcacacgcacgagCACAGCGCCATTGTTTGAACGAGAAAGACGTTCTCTATTGCTTCGACGGGGCAATGGAAAAGGACAAATTTaacaacggcaaaaaaaaaccctcaaccGGAACAATATGTTGTCAGTTAGTCGCCGTACTTCTCAACATGGCTGGCTggtgaaacacacacacacacacacacacacacacacacacacacacacacacacacacacacacacacacacacacacacacacacacacacacacacacacacacacaccggcggaAAGAGGAACCACTGTTTTCCTTCCCATGTACGCCATGGAACCTTTGCTGCATGGAGGAAGAACTTGAAACGTCCATCGTAGCAGGCCGTACCCAGAGGCCCGTGTTGCTATGTTTCGCTTTTCTCGCAAGCTATTCACTTTCGACGGCCATTCGAagcacatacacgcacacacacacacgcagacacacgGTAGGCCCCGTGAGAGAGCTGAAACCGCTACGCAATTCGAAACGAAAACAGACCCAACACGGAAAAGAACGCGAATTGTGGCTGGAGGAAAAGATGAAggcaaaataacaacaacaaaaacacgtccgttgacacacacacacacacacacacacacacatgcgagCACACGCGCGCAGACCGAGACCTCCTGCAACGGTgttgagctgtgtgtgtgtgtgtatttttgttgtgttgtgctgctggTTGGCCATGTATTTTAGTGCGTCGTTGCTACTTCGCACTTTCGACGGTGCGTCCTCCTTGTGCGCCCTTGTACAacatcacacgcacacacgcacacatgaaCACACCACCGCTAGTACCTTTCCACCAGTCTTTGCGTACACAttaccccccctccccccacgaATACGGTGAGAATGCGTGAGACGACGCTTCTTgccacagcacaacacaacaaaatcacTTTGacccgaaaaaaagaaacaacacactCTCTCGCACCACAAGGACACACTCATGcaaaccacgcacacacacacacatccatcgGTCGCGTTGTGCACGTTCCTTTCCACCCCTTcgtttttcgttcgttttcgttgcttttgctgctgaatGCCACCTTACTGAAGGGCTGGGGAAATTAAAACACTTTCCACCGTGGGACGCGTACGTTTAGCGGGCATGGAAAATCatcacaaacacgcacacacacacacacacaattcgaTGGTCACGGTTTTCCCGAAACGCTCACCATTTTCGATcgcgcagcaaaaaaaagaagctgcaCATCCGGAGAGCTGCTAGTTTGTCTGGCGCACACACCAAAATAATGCACGACTTGTTTGGCAAAGCGGATCACCGTTTCAGCTTACGAtatgtgtatgcgtgcgtgcgtgtgtgcgacGCGACCTGTCAGTTGGCAGCTGAGCGGGTTGTCTCGCTCGTGCAGCCGCCTCCCGCTGCGGCCATCTCGCTTGCCCTTGAACCGTGCTGAGAGAAAAACGCGAGCAAATTCGCTCTctcgcaaaaaaaagtttgttgCTTCGGTGCGTTTATGGTGCCGTGTTGCAGGTCTGACGTTTGACGTTCAGCTGATGGATGGGATATTTTGGTAATTTAGGTTTTCAAATTGTGGCCGTTATTTGGAAATTGCCCACATTCATTCATATGGCAAGATAATCCTCTCGTAAAATTTAACGCGTTGTGTGATATCTAAATACCCTTTCGGGGAGCAAAAAAGAACCGTTGCAaaagatgcattttcttttttttttatttggaaatggtttattataaattaaaaaatctgGACATCATTCGTCACACATTTCTTTCTaagtttcttttgtttttactttttaaccGTTTTCATTCACGCTATGACGGAACAGCCAGTTTGCAAATattctaatgttttttttttttgttcttcttcgtgAATTACATGTTACGTCTCTTTGCAGCCGGCTGCGAATGCTACAATGCTGTAGTTTTATTTCccacatttttgtttaattgatTATATACGAAAGCTTCTACAaagtgtgtgtacatgtgtggttttggtttgcattttgttCCGGCAGCCTTCATTTGCGCCTTGTACatagttttgttgtttttttgtctcccCATGTATAACTAGTTGTCCTATGTGCTCACGCCTTTTTATGACCGGCAAGTGCAGTCGTGTTTGTAACGAATAAACAAAGAAAGATAATATAAAGTATtgtgtaaataaattataaagtAGAACAATTGTTTTGAAGTATTGATGAAAATAATGtcttttaaatttgaataaaaagttGATAAATTGTCTAGTAAAAGAACTGAACATGTTAACCATCTAAAACTTTTGTAAAACTCTTATTAACTCTTGAAAAACAATGTaacgaaacaaataaaacataccAAACAGATAAATATCCCGTGAAACGTATCGATTAAATTCGTTCGTCAAATTCAAGCAACGGTTGGTTTGctttctgttttgtgtgtgtgtgtttgtttgcactAAGCTTAGCCGCAAGTACTACTGAAACTGTTTTCTGTTTGCCTGTTTACACGTATCAATAGCCAATGAGATTAAATGTTCGACTTTATAGCGTCATCCAtcgagtgtgagagagaaaaagtgaGAAAGTTCGCCCGAAACGCGTCCCAATTCGTCCACTCAGAGCTGAGCAATTCTATTAACCTGACTAAGGTATATGCGCATACATGTACTAAACGTGAACGGGAGTCATCACGACCAAccgtgctctctctctatctctctctccatcactgtgtatttgtttgttagtgaACACTAGTCTACGACCGCAGCGAAATATGGAATTACATACAGCCCCtgtgcacgcacacacactcatccaCGGCACGGGCTGGTGTGCCTTTGCTGTACGGGGTAACACGTGACAACGGGGTGGAAAATGTAGTAGAAGTAAAACCACACAACcacactttttttcattttcgggTTTTCGGCACTCTCTTCACGCACAGACCCTACTAAACCACCGACCTAATAAGCCTA comes from the Anopheles coluzzii chromosome 2, AcolN3, whole genome shotgun sequence genome and includes:
- the LOC120947549 gene encoding PAN2-PAN3 deadenylation complex subunit PAN3, whose translation is MDPIFFSPSNGVPSESKLATYMSRQNGTTAAYGLPMGLSKITLDSPISLKKTQVTPQSPEFIPNNRLSTSSSPNFYSSYSILSSSNGSAGSNGSTAAVAAQPPSQQATVVPAAVLSSVVKSGGVVTNGGYVGPGGGGPVPGNILAGALSSTSAFAVTPIKGRNMLRNESPQSTNTSPRITPQPSPPPITTNIHQENVGGTTYFYPTAANHQLSSSSTVNTTDNSFVHIASSQINISYTHPGHVYPGPASHVINMQSKAQVSAAFFMQDELRNDILARNELINSIESDGQDIPLEVENYHSLCLLESVQLHTKLAPSSTYRATHAVTGVKYCLRRLHGFRLQSTKCVQVVDKWKKLQHTNIVQLREVFTTKTFGDNSLVMVYDYHPGSQTLLSKYFTSVPETNGYTDPFAGEARPFSHKSSLHRTAATSLLPENEIWSIIIQLSAGLRAIHQAGLACRTLDPTKIIVTGKRIRYSCVGISDIFSFDPNQPNPLTVLDHHQQEDLLALGKLILALACRSLQSVQRDQIQSSVELVSRHYSSDLRNILICLLNTNTRRSVTEIMPMIGARFYVQLDALQAQCDIQEDELAKEMENGRLYRLLVKLGCINERPELNLDVTWSETGDRYMLKLFRDYLFHTVTEDGRPWLNQSHIVQCLNKLDAGTMEKVQLMSRDEQSVLVVTYAELKHCLDQAFSELVAASEGSV